From the genome of Pseudomonas sp. gcc21, one region includes:
- the hrpA gene encoding ATP-dependent RNA helicase HrpA — translation MTDFHALAAKLDQAMSADRQPLLRQLHALRKQPEPARLEQWLARFETSRSKVESRRASIPLMRYDDNLPIAAKRAEITEAIANNQVVVIAGETGSGKTTQIPKICMELGRGAHGLIGHTQPRRLAARTVATRVAEEIGTTLGELVGFQVRFTDQSNERTLVKLMTDGILLAETQHDRFLNKYDTLIIDEAHERSLNIDFLLGYLKTILPKRPDLKIIITSATIDLERFSDHFDGAPIIEVSGRTYPVDLWYRPLASENDEEGNQIEEDLSIDQGILAALQEMEAHERANRLPPGDALVFLPGEREIRDTAEYLRKANLRHTEILPLYARLSVSEQQKIFASHAGRRVVLATNVAETSLTVPGILYVIDPGEARISRYSPRSKVQRLPVEAISQASANQRKGRCGRVAPGICVRLYSEQDFESRPAFTDPEILRTNLAAVILQMLHLRLGRIEDFPFIEPPDGRAISDGFNLLQELGAVDKAGVISEVGRQLARLPVDPRIGRMLIEANERNSLDEVLIIASALAVQDPRERPIERQQAADQTHSQWKDEHSDFAAFINLWRGFESQRQELSQNQLRSWCRRNFLNYLRMREWRETHRQILLTCRELNLSVNKEPAADDAVHKALLAGLLSQLGNKMEEGDYLGARQRRFMLHPSSALAKKRPAWVMVAELTETRRLYGRLAAKIDPLWVEPLAGHLVKTNHSEPHWEKRRGQVVAYEQVTLYGLIIVPKRKVHFGPIDPVASREIFIRQALVAGEWHGRSAFNKANQALLEELEALEAKARKRDILVDDETLYRFFDARIPANIYQLASFERWLKKQSQTDPMLLHMTREELLQRDANEVSVEQYPDTWRWERVALPLSYRFEPGHAEDGVTLRVPAALLRQLPEERLDWLVPGLIYDKCLALVRGLPKALRKNFVPVPDFVRAALERMPFGQGKLTEVLGHELSRMTGARLPEDVWDEVKVEDHLLMRLEVVDADGTPIATGRDFNALCRQVSGQTVAAMEHPPTAQQAAPAGAPGEYVLPQTVNRKQAGIAVTFWPAWVDQGDEVIEQLFDIEGQAEQAHRRGVQRLLLQRLPEQVKFLRQKVPAMKEAAIYFRELGNQQQLTDDVLLATVDRVFLPAGQPLPRDPQTLDQLLEQGRGDFVPAAEKLAAQVLNILKSWHSIQKRLKGKIDLSWALAMNDIREQLSNLVFKGFVREVPAEWLDQYPRYLNALDQRLDKLSAQVQRDRVWTDEIQQLSQQYRARAEKYRQEGRWDDRLVTWRWLLEEYRVSLFAQQLGTRVPVSAKRLNKLWQEIPA, via the coding sequence ATGACCGATTTTCATGCATTAGCCGCCAAGCTCGATCAGGCCATGTCCGCCGACCGGCAACCTTTGCTGAGACAGTTGCACGCTCTGCGCAAACAGCCTGAGCCAGCCCGGCTTGAGCAATGGCTTGCGCGGTTCGAGACGTCACGCTCGAAGGTCGAATCGCGTCGGGCCAGCATCCCGCTGATGCGTTATGACGACAACCTGCCGATAGCGGCCAAGCGCGCGGAGATCACCGAGGCGATAGCCAATAATCAGGTGGTGGTGATTGCCGGCGAAACCGGCTCGGGCAAAACCACGCAGATTCCAAAAATCTGTATGGAGCTTGGCCGCGGCGCCCATGGCCTGATCGGACACACGCAACCACGGCGGCTGGCTGCACGCACAGTCGCCACCCGGGTCGCTGAGGAAATAGGCACCACGCTCGGAGAACTGGTTGGCTTTCAGGTGCGTTTCACTGATCAGAGCAATGAGCGCACGCTGGTCAAGCTGATGACCGACGGGATTCTGTTGGCCGAAACCCAGCATGATCGGTTCCTGAACAAGTACGACACGCTGATCATCGACGAGGCGCACGAACGCAGCCTCAACATCGACTTTCTGCTGGGCTATCTGAAAACCATCCTGCCCAAGCGCCCTGATCTGAAAATCATCATTACCTCTGCCACCATCGACCTCGAGCGCTTCTCCGACCATTTCGACGGCGCCCCCATCATCGAGGTGTCCGGTAGAACCTATCCGGTGGATCTGTGGTATCGCCCGCTGGCCTCTGAAAATGACGAGGAGGGCAACCAGATCGAGGAAGACCTCAGCATCGATCAGGGGATTCTTGCAGCCCTGCAGGAGATGGAGGCACACGAGCGGGCCAACCGTCTGCCGCCGGGTGATGCGCTGGTATTTTTGCCGGGCGAGCGGGAGATCCGCGACACCGCTGAATATCTGCGCAAGGCCAACCTGCGGCATACCGAGATCCTGCCGTTGTATGCGCGCCTGTCGGTATCCGAGCAGCAGAAGATTTTCGCATCCCATGCCGGACGCAGGGTGGTGCTTGCTACCAACGTGGCGGAAACATCGCTTACGGTGCCGGGCATTCTCTATGTGATTGATCCAGGTGAGGCGCGGATAAGCCGTTACAGCCCTCGCTCCAAGGTTCAGCGACTGCCGGTCGAGGCGATTTCCCAGGCCAGCGCCAATCAGCGAAAAGGGCGGTGCGGGCGGGTCGCACCGGGTATCTGTGTACGACTGTATTCGGAGCAGGATTTCGAAAGCCGTCCTGCCTTTACTGATCCGGAAATCCTGCGCACCAACCTTGCGGCAGTCATTCTGCAGATGTTGCATCTGCGACTGGGCCGGATCGAGGATTTCCCGTTCATTGAGCCGCCGGATGGCCGGGCCATCAGTGACGGGTTCAACTTGTTGCAGGAGCTGGGCGCGGTGGACAAGGCCGGCGTTATCAGCGAGGTGGGGCGTCAACTCGCACGCCTGCCGGTTGACCCGCGCATTGGGCGGATGCTGATCGAGGCGAACGAACGCAACAGCCTGGATGAAGTACTCATTATCGCCAGCGCCCTTGCGGTACAGGATCCGCGCGAGCGCCCCATCGAACGGCAGCAGGCGGCCGATCAGACGCATAGCCAATGGAAGGACGAGCATTCCGACTTTGCCGCCTTCATCAATCTATGGCGCGGGTTTGAATCCCAGCGTCAGGAGCTGAGCCAGAATCAACTACGCAGCTGGTGCCGGCGTAACTTTCTAAATTATCTGCGCATGCGCGAGTGGCGCGAAACGCATCGGCAGATACTTTTGACCTGCCGAGAACTCAATCTATCTGTAAACAAGGAACCGGCAGCTGACGATGCGGTGCACAAGGCACTGCTCGCTGGGCTGCTCAGTCAGCTCGGAAACAAGATGGAGGAGGGCGATTACCTGGGCGCGCGGCAACGTCGCTTCATGCTGCATCCCTCCTCGGCGCTGGCCAAAAAGCGGCCGGCGTGGGTAATGGTCGCCGAGCTGACCGAGACGCGCAGGTTATACGGGCGGCTCGCAGCCAAGATCGATCCGCTGTGGGTCGAGCCGCTGGCAGGGCACCTGGTCAAGACCAATCACAGCGAACCGCACTGGGAGAAAAGGCGCGGGCAGGTCGTCGCTTATGAACAGGTCACCCTGTACGGGCTGATCATAGTGCCAAAACGCAAAGTGCACTTTGGGCCGATTGACCCCGTCGCGTCCCGCGAAATTTTCATCCGGCAGGCGTTGGTGGCAGGCGAATGGCATGGCCGCTCGGCATTCAACAAGGCCAACCAGGCGTTGCTTGAGGAACTGGAGGCGCTTGAAGCCAAGGCCCGCAAGCGGGACATTCTGGTCGATGACGAAACGCTCTATCGTTTCTTTGATGCGCGGATTCCGGCAAATATCTATCAGCTGGCGAGTTTCGAACGTTGGTTGAAAAAGCAAAGCCAGACCGACCCCATGCTGTTGCACATGACCCGCGAGGAGCTTCTGCAGCGCGATGCCAACGAAGTCAGCGTCGAGCAGTATCCTGATACCTGGCGCTGGGAGCGCGTTGCATTGCCGCTCAGCTATCGTTTTGAACCAGGGCATGCCGAAGATGGCGTAACGCTCCGTGTGCCGGCAGCCTTGCTGCGGCAGCTACCGGAAGAGCGTCTCGACTGGCTGGTGCCGGGGCTGATCTATGACAAATGCCTTGCGCTGGTACGTGGGTTGCCCAAGGCATTGCGCAAGAACTTTGTTCCCGTACCGGATTTTGTCCGCGCTGCGCTTGAGCGTATGCCCTTCGGACAGGGCAAGCTGACCGAGGTGCTCGGTCACGAGCTCAGCCGCATGACAGGCGCGCGCCTGCCAGAAGACGTATGGGATGAGGTCAAGGTAGAAGACCACCTGTTGATGCGACTCGAAGTGGTGGATGCGGATGGCACCCCGATTGCCACCGGTCGTGACTTCAATGCTCTGTGTCGTCAGGTGTCAGGCCAGACTGTCGCTGCGATGGAGCACCCCCCGACGGCGCAGCAGGCGGCGCCTGCCGGAGCACCCGGCGAATACGTCTTGCCGCAGACGGTGAACCGTAAACAGGCGGGGATCGCCGTGACGTTCTGGCCGGCCTGGGTTGATCAGGGCGATGAAGTAATCGAGCAGCTTTTCGATATCGAAGGGCAAGCGGAACAGGCGCACCGGCGCGGCGTGCAGCGGCTACTGCTGCAACGGTTACCCGAACAGGTGAAATTCCTACGGCAGAAAGTACCTGCTATGAAGGAGGCGGCTATCTACTTCCGTGAACTGGGTAACCAGCAGCAGCTGACCGATGATGTCCTGCTGGCGACGGTAGATCGGGTGTTCCTGCCAGCCGGGCAACCGCTGCCGCGAGATCCGCAGACGCTTGATCAGCTGCTTGAGCAGGGCCGTGGGGACTTCGTCCCGGCAGCAGAAAAGCTCGCCGCGCAGGTACTGAACATTCTCAAGAGCTGGCACAGTATTCAGAAGCGACTCAAGGGCAAAATCGACCTGTCATGGGCGCTGGCGATGAATGATATCCGCGAGCAACTGAGTAACCTTGTTTTCAAGGGATTCGTGCGGGAAGTTCCGGCCGAATGGCTGGACCAGTATCCGCGGTATCTGAATGCCCTCGATCAGCGGCTGGACAAATTGTCCGCGCAGGTGCAGCGTGACCGCGTGTGGACCGATGAAATCCAGCAGCTATCGCAGCAGTATCGCGCCAGGGCTGAGAAGTATCGCCAGGAAGGCCGGTGGGACGATCGCCTGGTCACCTGGCGCTGGTTGTTGGAAGAATATCGGGTATCGTTGTTTGCCCAGCAGCTAGGCACTCGCGTACCGGTGTCGGCCAAGCGGCTGAATAAACTGTGGCAGGAAATCCCCGCCTGA
- a CDS encoding alpha/beta fold hydrolase has protein sequence MTQLLISSELLSLSAEVRLHVQHVRTGAGGPAILLIHGLAEDKHIYHLNSGGGLAVFLAEAGFDVYIGELRGYGKSKPALKPGMEISQHQIITEDLPAFFDLIQRNHPDEPFFAAGHGWGSVLLASALIRRPEVLGKVAGLVHFAGSRARQAGLRPQSLPSELLWRRVAPLIGRRKGLIPACSLGIGSADVSLRLHAEHLQWAWGGEWRDQQDAFDYALALRTLAWPAGLYLAGNDDHHLGHFSDVKAFACELGEHDAQIIRLKKGTGCSRDYGHNDLLTHPQAEVDHFPLVLSWLEQHSPEIPSQLRETTMRDTNTN, from the coding sequence GTGACGCAACTGCTCATCAGCTCTGAACTGCTTTCCCTCTCGGCGGAGGTACGGCTGCACGTCCAGCACGTACGCACCGGCGCGGGCGGCCCGGCGATTCTGCTGATCCACGGGCTGGCGGAAGACAAGCATATCTACCATCTGAATTCAGGCGGCGGGCTCGCAGTCTTTCTCGCAGAAGCGGGGTTCGACGTATACATCGGGGAGCTTCGTGGTTACGGCAAGAGCAAGCCGGCGCTCAAACCGGGTATGGAAATCAGTCAGCATCAGATCATTACCGAAGACCTGCCGGCTTTTTTCGATCTGATTCAACGCAACCATCCGGACGAACCCTTTTTCGCAGCCGGACATGGCTGGGGCAGTGTCTTGCTGGCGAGCGCATTGATTCGCCGACCAGAGGTACTGGGCAAAGTTGCCGGTCTGGTGCATTTTGCCGGCAGCCGTGCGCGCCAGGCTGGCTTGCGTCCGCAAAGCCTGCCGTCGGAACTGTTATGGCGGCGTGTGGCGCCGCTCATCGGCCGGCGCAAGGGGTTGATCCCCGCCTGTTCGCTGGGTATTGGCTCGGCTGATGTATCGCTCAGACTGCACGCAGAGCATCTGCAGTGGGCCTGGGGCGGTGAATGGCGTGATCAGCAGGACGCTTTCGATTATGCTCTGGCACTGAGAACTCTGGCCTGGCCCGCTGGATTGTATCTGGCGGGCAATGATGACCACCACCTGGGGCATTTTTCCGACGTCAAGGCCTTTGCCTGCGAGCTGGGCGAACATGACGCGCAGATCATACGACTGAAGAAGGGCACCGGTTGTTCGCGGGACTACGGGCACAATGACCTGCTGACGCATCCGCAGGCCGAGGTGGATCACTTCCCGCTGGTGCTGTCCTGGCTTGAACAGCACAGCCCTGAAATACCGTCGCAGCTTCGTGAGACAACGATGCGCGACACCAACACTAATTGA